One window of Bacteroides sp. AN502(2024) genomic DNA carries:
- a CDS encoding DNA-directed RNA polymerase subunit alpha, whose product MAILAFQKPDKVLMLEADSRFGKFEFRPLEPGFGITVGNALRRILLSSLEGFAITTIRIDGVEHEFSSVPGVKEDVTNIILNLKQVRFKQVVEEFESEKVSITVENSSEFKAGDIGKYLTGFEVLNPELVICHLDSKSTMQIDITINKGRGYVPADENREYCTDVNVIPIDSIYTPIRNVKYAVENFRVEQKTDYEKLILEISTDGSIHPKEALKEAAKILIYHFMLFSDEKITLESNDTDGNEEFDEEVLHMRQLLKTKLVDMDLSVRALNCLKAADVETLGDLVQFNKTDLLKFRNFGKKSLTELDDLLESLNLSFGTDISKYKLDKE is encoded by the coding sequence ATGGCGATATTAGCATTTCAAAAACCTGATAAAGTATTAATGTTGGAGGCGGACTCCAGATTCGGTAAATTCGAGTTCCGTCCGTTGGAACCGGGTTTTGGTATTACTGTAGGTAATGCATTACGCCGAATCCTTCTTTCTTCATTAGAGGGTTTTGCTATCACTACTATCAGAATTGATGGTGTGGAGCATGAATTTTCTAGTGTACCTGGAGTAAAAGAGGATGTTACCAACATTATCTTGAATCTGAAACAAGTGAGATTCAAGCAAGTAGTTGAAGAGTTCGAGAGCGAGAAAGTGAGCATCACTGTCGAGAATTCCAGTGAATTTAAAGCAGGTGACATAGGTAAGTATTTGACTGGATTTGAAGTGTTAAATCCGGAATTAGTTATTTGTCATTTAGATTCTAAGTCAACTATGCAGATTGATATTACAATTAATAAAGGCCGTGGTTATGTACCTGCTGATGAAAATCGTGAGTATTGTACGGATGTTAATGTAATTCCAATCGATTCTATTTATACACCGATACGGAATGTCAAGTATGCTGTAGAAAACTTCCGTGTAGAACAGAAGACTGACTACGAAAAGCTAATACTTGAAATTAGTACCGACGGTTCCATACATCCGAAAGAAGCGCTGAAAGAAGCTGCAAAAATTCTGATTTATCATTTCATGTTGTTCTCTGACGAGAAGATCACGCTTGAAAGTAATGATACTGATGGCAATGAAGAATTTGATGAAGAAGTATTGCATATGCGTCAGTTGTTGAAAACCAAACTTGTTGATATGGACTTGTCAGTTCGCGCCCTCAATTGTCTGAAGGCTGCTGACGTAGAAACTCTCGGTGATTTGGTACAATTCAACAAAACTGACCTGTTGAAATTCAGAAACTTCGGAAAGAAATCGCTTACCGAGCTTGATGATTTGCTGGAAAGTCTGAATCTGTCGTTTGGAACCGACATTTCTAAATATAAATTAGATAAAGAATAA